GCTGATGGACCGCGCGCAGACCATCCAGACGCGCACCTTCCAGACGCGCAACATCGCCATGGATGCCCTGGTGGACCTCATCCGCGACATCGAGGCGGCCCAGAAGACCGGGCTGCCCGAGGACGCGCTCGCCAAGGCGCGAGACCTGCAACGGCGCGCCCAGTTCTACCTGGACTTCGTGGAGGCGGAGAACTCCATGGGCTTCCACGCGGACCAGGAGGCGGTGCGCATCCTGAGCAACTCCATCAACTTCTCGCGCCTGGGCCAGAACGCGCTGCGTCCTGGCCCGGCGCAAGCCCCTCCGTGAGTCAGGCCGCGCGGCCTACCGTGCGGCCTGCTCGGACAGCAGCCGCACGTTGAGCGCGCCGTTGGCGAAGAACTGGCTGTTGCGCCCGACGGTATGTGACTCCAGCCGGCGCTGGAGGTGGATGTCGTAGCGGCCCAGCTTCATCAGCCCGTCGTTGAACCAGCCATCCCCCTCCCCCGAGCCATCCACGAACTCCGCATACGTCTGGGCCGCGGGCCAGATGACGGTGTCGAGCGTCGCGATGAACCGGCGGATGTCGCTGTCCGTCCACGTCATGCCCGCCTCGTGGGCCTCCACGACGAAGGCCAGCACGCCGTTCGCGTGCGCCACGTCCTGACCGGGTTGGTCGTGCTGGTCCCACTTGTCGCTCCAGAAGTAGGCCGTCGGGTGGTCGGGGTTGTGCGACAGCTGCGCGCGCAGGGACGACGCGAAGTTCGGCAGGCCCTGGTTGATGTTGTCGAAGACCTCCAGGTAGCGGGCCTTGCGCACGGGGTCCGCGGTCATCCTCGACAGGTCCATGGCGATGAAGGCCCAGTGCGCGGCCATGTGCGTGCGGTTGCGGTAGAGGAAGTCGTTCGCGCTGCGCTGGAACCACTTCTCGAAGACGTTCTTCTCCGAGAACGTCAGCAGCCGCTCGTACTGCGTGCGGTAGACGTCCGCGGTGTAGAGGTCCGGCGTCTCGCGGATGACGCGCAGCAGCCGTGTCACGTAGCGCCAGCAATAGCTCTCATACAGCGGCACCTCCTGCCCCTGCGGCCGCGAGAGCGCCGAGGCCCAGCCCAGGTACCCGTCCTTGAACTGGCTCTGCTGGAGCGCCGAGGAGCGCGTGGCGGTGGACACCAGGTTGTTCACGTAGAGCAGGGCCCGGTCCAGGTACTGCTTCTTCCCGGTGGCCCGGTACATCGCGGTGTTGGCATCAATGCCATAGGCGAGGTTGTAGAAGTCCCAGCTGTCGCGCGACCTGCTCCACGGCAGGAAGTCCCGTGCGTGCGCACGTCCCCACTCATCCTGGAACAACCGCTCCCAGGCCTCGACGGAGCGGAGCCCCGCGGGGGCTGGCGGCAACGGAATCACCGGAGGCGGAGCCGTGGGAGGCGGCCCCTTCTGCGGCGGGTAGGACGGCTTCTCTGAGAGAAGCTGGGCACCGGGGGCTTCTTCAATCCTGCCCACGGTGTCGCACGCGAGACACAGCAGGGCGAGCACCAGGACCGTGGGCCTGACGAAACGAGAGTGGCATTGGCAGCTGGGGGTTGACATCAAGGCGGCCTTTTTGTCGGTTCGATGTTCCACAGGAGGGTAGGTGCGCCCCGGGGTCGTCCCAATGCCCCCCAGGGAACGAACGCGCTTCCAGGACAGGACTCCCGCGTGCACCCCGCGTCCTAGCCCCCGCCCTGGGCCGTGGATGTCTGGACAGACGAGGTGTTCAGCGGCCGCGCCATCCAAGGGGCCAGGTCGGAAACACAGACACCCACCCAGGTGCCAACACTTCAGAACTCGATGGCTTGCAGGGGTGGGAGCGGAACCCCGTCCAGCGCACGCTCCACGTCCCGGGCGTAGCGCCGCTGTAGCTCCAACTGGGAGGGTGCCGCACCCACCCGCTCCGCCTCCGCGAGGATGCGATGCAGGGTGGCCCGCGCGGCCTGGCGATCCGCCGGCTGCTGGGCGCACTGCCCCACCTCGCCCACCAACCGCAGCAGCCGCAGCACCACCAGGGGCTCCCCGGCGCCGTAGCGGGTGATCTGATCCGTGGCCAGCTCCAGATGGTCGCGCAGCTCGGGCGCGCGCAGGAAGACACGCGCCCTCCCCTCTCCATCCGCCAGCACGCGTGGGCCCTGCCGCAGGCGCGCCAGTCCACACAGGACGAAGGTGAGCTGATCCAGGGACTCCACGGCCGTGTACGGATCATTGACGGCTGGGGACAGCGCCTTGATCGCGATGTCCACGAGCTGCCGCAGCCCCAGGGACACGTCCGCGTCCTGATCCCTCCAGCGATCCAGCGAGATGGCGCTCACGAAGTCCCCGCACTCCGCTGGCACCCGTGGGCGGTCCGGGCCCTCCGGCTCCACCCGCCCGATGGGGGCGCCTTGCCGCACCGGCTCGCCAATGGCGACGTCCACGTGCACCACGAGCCGCCGCGCCTCCGCCCGCGCCAGCAGCGCCACCCCGTCCACGTCCACGACGAAGCCGTCCGAGGGGGCCCTCAACGGCAGGGCCTGCGTGGAGGGCGGCTGCGGTGTGACCGGGGGCGCGTCCAGTTGGCGGCGCCCGTCAAGCCCGCGCGCCACGCGCAGCGTGATGCCCGCCACCATCCGCACCAGGTTCTCCACGCGCATGAGCTGGAGGGTGTGCAGCACCTGGAACACCAGCGCCGCCCCGCATGCGACGAGCAGGAGGACGGCCATGCCGGCCGCCGGGCGCGGCTGCTCCTGGGTGCCGGCGACCAGCCCCAGTCGCTGCATCGCCACCACGCAGTAGACGCAGGTGGCGATGAATACCGGGAGGACGACGCGGATGCCCGCGTCGCGCTGGTAGACGCGCAGCAGGCGGGGCGAGTACTGCGCGCCCAGGTTCTGCGCCACCAGCATGGACAGCGACAGGATGATGCTCAGCGAGGTGATCGCGGTCCCCAGCACCGACGACAGGACGCCCCGTGTCTCCCTGGGAGTGCCCCGCCACGCCAGGCCACCGAGCGCCCACACCGAGTCAGGGGCGGGATCCGCCAGCATCACGCCCAGCACGACGCCCAGCACCGCCGCGAGCATGGGCAGCAGCCAGTTGCTCCTCACGAACCAGTCGCGGAGCCGGTGGGTCTCGTGCCCACGCCTCGCCCGCTTCGGGGCGCCGCCTGAGCGCGCCTGCTCGCCGGGGAGTGCCCCGATGCCCGCCATCTGCCTCTCCCTCCACGGCTGGGTGCCTTCGCCAAGCGTGGCCATGCGCCCAGGGCGCTTCAACCCACCGCCCCCCGTCCCGCTGGGACCGCGTGTGAGCCCGCATGTGCCGCGTCACGAACCCGCGAGCGGGGCCCACGACTTCGAGCGAGCAGCCCACCGGGTGGACCGCGACGACTCGTGGCGGCGCTGGCTGACCGTGCTCGCACTCGTGGACGGCTGGCGGAGCCAGCGCGCGAGGCCCAGCGTTGAGACAGCATGGACGTCCCTGCCTCGCTGCTCGACTTCTCACTCGTCCAGGGAGGCCCCTCCATCCGCTTCGGACGGCAGCGCCACGGCGCCCGTCCACGCCACGCCTCCCTGTTCCGACGCCTCCTCGCCCTCACGCTGGTGAGCTGGCTTCCGCTCCTCGCCCTGTCGCTCCTGGAGGGCGTGCCTTCGGTGCCGCGGGCCTTCCTGGCCGATGCGACGGTCCACGTCCAGCTGTGGGTGTCCCTGCCGATGCTCGTCGTGGCCGAGCGCTACGTCGACTTGAGCCTCGCGGCGGCCGTGCGCCAGTTCGTCGTCTCGGAGGTGATTGACGCCAGGCACCTGGCCGCCTACGAGGACATCGCGCTCGGAGTGGGTCGGGTCCGGAGCAGACCCTCCATCGAAGCCGGGTTGTTGCTGGCTTCCTTCGCGCTGTCCCTCGTGTCCCTGCCCGCCCCCTCGACATCGGGGTGGCTCCACGCGGAGCCGCGCGGCCCGCTCACCCTGGCGGGAGCGTGGTACCTCGCGGTGAGCCTTCCGCTCGTCCGGTTCCTGCTGCTGCGGTGGCTGTGGCGGGGCCTGCTCTGGGCTGTCTTCCTCTTCAAGGTCTCCCGGCTGAAGCTCGCCCTCGTTCCAACCCACCCCGATGCGGCGGGCGGCCTGGGCTTCCTCGGCACCTGCCAGGCCAGCTTCTCCCCCATCGTCTTCGCGATCGCCGCCACGCTCACCGCACAGCGGCTGCGGCATGTCCCCACCGGCGACCTCACCGGCCTGGCCCTCCACCTGCTCATCTTCGCGATCCTCTGCCTCATGGTCCTGTTCGCCCCGCTGCTCCCCTTCTGCCGCCAGCTCCTGGTGGCGAAGCGACACGGGGACCATGCCTTCTCGGCCCTGGCGGCCTGGCACTCGCGGCGCTTCGAGCACCGGTGGTTCCACCGCAAGGAGGTCCCTGGACAGCAGCCGCTGGGCGCGCCCGACTTCTCGTCCCTCGCGGACCTGGGCACGTCGTTCGCGACCGCGCGCGCCATGCGGTGGTTCCCGGTGAACCCTCGCGCGGCGCTGGCCATCCTCTGCGGCGCCATGGCGCCGCTGGTGCCCGTGCTCTTCATCGACCGGCGCCTCATGGACGTGCTCGTGGCGCTCGGCAAGACCCTCATTTGAAGCGGCCTCGCGCGGCTCGGCGCTCTCGGGCAGCTCCAGCGCCCCCAGGCAGCAGGGCGCGGGCTAGCGGGCGTCGGGCTTCTCCGGAGCCGGAGCCGGGACGGAGAAGCTGCCCCCCAGCGCGAGGTGGAGGTTGATCCGCTGGATGAGCTGCTCGCTCCGCACGCGCAGGAGCGCGATGCGCGCGGACTCCGCGAGCAGGGTCTGCTGGAGCAGCGTGCGCAGATCCACCTTTCCGACGCGGTGGTCGATGGTCAGGAGCTCCAGCGCACGCGCGTTCTCGGCGACCACCCGCTCCAGGAGCGCCTGACGCTCCTCGAGCACCTTCGCGTTCGTCAGCGCGTCCTCCACCTCGTTCGTGGCGCGCAGGGCCGCGGCCGCGTATGCGCCAAGGGACTCCTCCTGTTCCGCCGTCCGCACGCGGACCTGCGCCGCGAGCGCCCCACCGTGGAAGATGGGCGCCAACAGTCCCGCCGCGAGGCCACCGGCGGGGTTGCCGAGCGTCTCCTTCAACACCACCACGTCGCTGTCGACGAAGCCCACGGAGCCCGTGAGGCTCAGCGAGGGCAGCCGCGCGGCCCTGGCCTCCTGCATCCGGTTGAACGCGGCGGCCACGCGGCGCTCGGCGGCGATCATGTCCGGCCTCCGTTCGAGCACCGAGGCCGGAATCCCCGCGGGCACCGGCCCCGGGAGTTCGACCAGGGCCGCCCTCGGCTCAAGGGCGCCCGCGGGATAGCGCCCTGCGAGGAGCTCCACCGCGCGCACCGCCTGCACCCTGGCCAGCTCCGTCTGCTTCAGGGTGTCCCGATACGAGTCCAGGGTCGCCTGCGCCAGCGCCAGCTCCTGCTGACTGGCCGCGCCGACCTGCAACCGGGTGGCGGTGAGCTGAAGGAGCTCCTCGCCCATCTTGACCCTCTCGACGGCGAGGCCTCGGAGGAGGTGGGCCTCCGTGGCCATGAGCCAGCCCTTGGCCAGGGTCGCCGCGAGGGACTGCCGGGCGAACTCGAACTCGAACTCGGCGGCGGCCGCGGACTCCTGGGCCGCGTTCCGGCGATACCGGAGCTTCCCCCACAAATCGACCTCCCACGCGGCGGACAAGGCAATGCCACGCAGCGTGCTTCCCAGGCCCTGACCAATCCCGAACGACCCCCTCCCCTCCACGTCGACGGAAGGAAGCAGCCCCGAGCGGGCGACGCCCAGCAGCGCCAACGCCTGCTCCACCCGCGCGGCGGCGGAGCGGAGGTCCGGGTTGTGGCCGAGTGCTTCGACGACCAGGGCCTGGAGCTGCGCGTCCTGGAACGTCGCTAGCCACCCGTCCCGGACGCCGCCCTCCTGCGCGCCCGGAGACGTCCACGCGGTGGCGAGCGACGTGTGCACGAGGGCCTTCTTGACGACCTCCCGGCCCCGCGGTGGGGCATGCGTGGGGCACCCCGACACGCCCGCTCCCATCAGGAGCACCACTCCCGTTCGGAGCCACACCCGCCGCCGGTGCTCGAACATGTTCCGCCCTTCCTCAATGCAGCTTGAGAATCAGCCAGTCCAGCTTCGTGCCCACGCGGAGGATCACCTTGCGCAGGATGTGCACCGGGTGGAACGACTGGGTGTAGATGGCCGCGTGACCGCGTCCTCCCGCTGGCAGGAGCGCGGCCCCCTCCGGCTCCTCGACCTTGAGCTTGACGGCGTAGCGCCCGGGGGGCGGGGTCACCGCTCCCGTCTCGGGCAGCACGCCCGAGGTCGGGAGCTGTCCCTGTCCCGTCGCCCAGACCACGGCCACGACGCTGCACTTGATGATCCGGTTCGGGAACGCCAGGAGCGTGACCTCCGCCTCGTCACCCGGCCGGACCTGGTGCAGCTCGTTCTGGTTGAAGAACGCGATCACGTACTGCTCGTCCTCCACGAAACTCATCACGGGAGAGATGGGGAGCGCCGCCGCATAGGAGCCCGCGCGCAGTTGGAGGTTCACCACGGTCCCGTCCGAGGGCGCATAGGTCACGGTCTCCTGGAGGCGCCACTCCGCCTCCGCCAGGGAGGCGAGCGCCTGATCCAGCCCCGCCTCGGCCTGGGCGAGATCAACGAGCGTCCCATCCTCCGTCCGCGCCTCGAGCTTCTGTGTGACCTGCCCCACGGTGGCATTCGCCGCGGCCAGCTCCCCCTGGAGGTTCCTGGCCTCCGCCTCCATTTCCTGCAGATCGAACTGATTGCCCGCCCCGCTGGTGGCGAGCACCCTGTGTTGCCCGACGCGCCGCCGGGCCAGGTCGAGCTGGGCCGAGACAGACGCCCGCCGCCCCTGGGCCGTCTTGCGCTCCAGGCCCAGCTGCCGCTCGATGGCCCGCGCGCCCGCGACCTTCGCCTCCAACTCCTTCACCTTGGCCTTCAACCCGCCCACCTCCAGCTCCACGGACGCGGGATCGACGCGGAAGAGCACGTCGCCCTTCTTCACCGGGCTGTTGGGCTGGACGGGCACCTCGATGACGCGCCCGGAGACACGCGGGACGACCTGCACGACGTAGTTCATCACCCGCACGTCCGCCGAGGACGGCGCGTACACGTTGGCCAGGAGCAGCAACGCCACGATGCCAATGATGGGGAGGGTGACGACGATGACCTGGGAGACGAAGGTCCACGGCAACAGCTTGAACTTGAAGAAGAGCAGCCAGACGATGAACGAGTAGATGCCGAGCAGGATGAGTTCCATCAGTGAGGCCCTCCCCGCCCGTCGGTGTCTGGTCCCTCGCCGTATGGCTCGCGGTGGACCGGGAGCATGGCTTCGCCAGCCTCAGCGAGTTCCGGGCCGTGCGTGGGACGGACCTGGTCCTCTCCGTACGCCATCTTGTAGAGGGTCGGCTTGGAGTACGCCCAGAGCCACGCCAGGGGCCACAGGAGCCCGCCGAAGAACAGCGACAGGAAGCACAGCGTCTTGATGGCCTCCAGCTGCGGGTGATTGCGTTTCTCCGCCACCTTCTCCGGCATGATGTGGAGCAACCAGAACGCGGAGATCATCACCACCGGGGCGACGACGATGACGACCCAGCTCAACACCTCCGCCACGGTGTCCAACGCGCCGCCGCTCAACAGCGATGCGTGCGCGGGCAGCGGGACCCACGCCCCCCATCCCAGCCACCGCATCACGGCAGCCAGCCCCCCTCGCGACCTTGCCATGACGTCCGCCCCCCCGCTCCACCGACAAGCTAGGGGGGAATGTCCCACGTTCAAGCGAAGGCCGGGCGCTCGGCACTCCAGTCCCGCATCACTGTTCACGCGCGATCTGGCCCCGCGCTCCCGGCGGAAGACTTTCGCGGCGGGGCAACACCCTCCGGCCTACGAGTGCAGGGGATGTTTGCCCCCTTCGGTGATGAGGTAGGCGCAGCTCACGAGCGCCAGATGGCTGAAGGCCTGGGGGAAGTTGCCGAGCTGCCTGCCCGCACCCGGTATGTACTCTTCGGCGAGCAGGCCCACGTCGTTGCAGAGCCCCAACAGCTTCTCGAAGAGCCGCCGCGCGTCCTCATGCCGCCCCTGGAGCTGGTAGGTGCTCGCGAGCCAGAAGGAGCAGGCCAGGAAGGCCCCCTCATCGCCGGAGAGACCGTCGACGCCCTCCGTCAGGTAGCGCAGCACCAGCCCCTCCGGCATCAGCTCCTCCTCGATGGCCTTCACCGTCCCGACGACGCGGGGATCGTCCGGTGGCAGGAAGCCGGCGAGCGGAATGACGAGCAGGCTCGCATCCACGTGCTTCGAGCCGTAGTACTGCGTGAACGTGTTGCGGCGGGCGTCGAAGCCCTTGCTGCACACCTCGTCGAAGAGGGTCTGCCGCAGCTCCACCCACGGCGCCTTGTCCTCCTCCAGGCCGTACTCCTCGATCGTGCGCACCCAACGATCAATGGCGATCCACGCCGACACCTTGGAGGCGGTGAACGCATGCTTCGGGCCTCGCATCTCCCAGATGCCATGGTCTGGCTGCATCCAGACCTCGGAGGCCTGGATCGCGAGGGTCTTGAGCGCCGTCTTGCCGCGCTCCGTCAGCTTGCCCTTCAGGCGCATGTGGTTGTGGAGGACCGCGGCGAACTCGCCGAGGATGTCGAGCTGGAATTGCGAATAGGCACCGTTCCCGATCCGCACCGGTCGAGCGCCTTCATACCCTTGCAGCCAGTCCAGCGTGACCTCCGTGAGGCGGCGCTCGCCCCGGATGCCATACATGATCTGCAACTCGTTCGGCGCGCCTCCAATGGCGTTCTCCAGCCAGTCGCCGAACGCATCCGCCTCGTCCGTGAGACCGGCGCGCATGAACGCGTTCAACGTCAAGGCCGCGTCACGAACCCAGCAGAAGCGGTAGTCCCAGTTGCGCTCGCCGCCCGGTGTCTCCGGGAGCCCGAAGGTGGGGGCGGCGACGAGCGCCCCCGTCGGGCGGAAGCTGCACGCCTTGAGCGTGAGCAGCGATCGGACAACCACGTCCTCGTACTCGGAGGGCAACCGGAGCCGCGAAGCCCAGCCCTCCCAGAAGGACTGTGTCTCACGCAGGGCGACCTCCGGATCGATCGGCGTGGGAATGTCGTCGTAGGGCCGGGCCCAGGAGAGCACGAAGGGAATCCGCTGGCCGGCCTGGACCGTGAACTCCAACTCGAACGGAGGCACCGCCTCACCGACTCCGCCTCGCAGATAGAGCGCATCCGGGCCGGCGACGGCGGCGGTGGCTCCGTCGCGCCGGCTCACCAGGGGATGGGTGTAGCCGTTGGCGAACCGGGGGCGCAGGTCGGAGCGCATCGTCACCGTGCCCCGGAGCCCCTCCACCCACCGCACCAGGTGGGGGCCCTGCTTCCGGATGGGCATGAAGTCCACGAGCCGCACCGCGCCCTCGTCCGTCACGAACTCCGTCTCCACGATGAGGGTCTTGCCGCGATAGCGATGTCGCACCTCACGCACGGTCGCCTTCGGAGCAATCTTCCACCGTCCGTTGTCGGGCGTTCCCAGCAGCGACGCGAAGCACGCATCCGAATCGAAGTCCGGGAGGCAGAGAAAGTCGATGGATCCATCCCGGGCTACGAGCGCGGCCGTGTACAGGTCTCCCAGGAGGGCGTGGTCCTCGATGATCGTCCCCGGCTCCGGGCCGGTACTGCTCCCCCAACCCGTCCTTGGGGATTCCCTCGCCTGCACGGTCTCTGTCAAAGTCATTCACCGCTCCTTGTAGGTGCGTCCCAGAAAACCTCGTGCACCGCATCCCCTGGGGCAAGTCACACCGAGGGCGCCCCTCCAATGAAGCCTCAGTACCCGGGCAATGGAGCGCTGACACGAGGGCCGGTCCCTGCCGCGAAGCCAATCCCGATGCGAGCATGGGAGGCGTCGAGGGAAGCGCCCGAACGTTTCCGCTGCCCCCCGGCGGGTGGGGCGCCGCTCGATGCGTGTCAGTTCGTGAAGGTCGACATTTCAGCGAGACGAACGGCCAGGGGCAGTCGGCAGTCCCCGGCCCAACCTTCATACGCTCATGGGTCGCTCCTACTTCCCACATCAATCCGGTCGCATGTTCGAGAATGCCTTTCTCGAAGCCTGCTCGAAGGTCCACCCCGCGGTGCCGTTCCTCTTCTACGGCCCGCTCACGCTGGGCCTCTTGGGGTGGGGGCTGTACGCGGGAAGGACAACGGTGGGGACGAGCGCGCTGTTCGTGCCGCTCGGCCTGTTGACATGGATTGCAATGGAGTACTGCATCCACCGGTACTTCTTCCACTGGGAGGGCAACGGCCCGTTTACCCGGCGGCTCCATGAGATCGTGCACGGCTACCACCACAAATATCCGGATGATGAACGGCGTCTGGTGATGCCGCTGGGCGCGAGCGTCCCCATGGCCATCCTCATCGGCGGGCTGCTGTGGCTGGTGGGCCACCCGGCGCAGACGCTTCCGTACTTCATCGGCATCGTCTGGGGCTACATGGCCTATGACTTCATCCATTGGTCCACACACCACCGGACGCCGCGCACGGCGTGGGGCAAGCAACTGCGCGCGCACCACATGGCGCACCACTACGCGACGCCGGATCGCAACTTCGGCATCAGCAACAGGTGGGTGGACCAGCTGGCGGGCAGCGGCGGACGACGCCGCAAGCACGCCGGGAAGGACGCGTCGGGCCATGACGCTCGTCCCATGGGGCGCTCCAGCGTGAAGGCCTGAAATAGAGGCGGTGCCACCCTGCTCCACCGCATGCGCGACGGTGGGGCGCGGACGTGCTAGCCCAGGCACATGCACCACCCCCGCCGACCCGCCGCCTCCAAGAGGCCCTCACCCGCCGCCGCCTCCAAGAAGCCGGTGCCCGCCACCCCCTCCAGGAAGCCGTCGCCCGCCGCCTCCAAGAAGCCGGTGCCCGCCGCGGCGCCCTTCGAGTTTCCACCCGATGCCGCGTTCACCTGGCACTCGGAGAGCGACGAGCCCGCGCCCACCCGGCTGTCTCCCGTGGACGACGCGCTCAGCGCCGACACCGCCCTCAAGCGCGTTCGCCGGGGCGAGTTCCTGCGCTACACCGGCGACTTCCACAACGCGAAGCAGCTCCTGGGTGCGCTGGGCCGGCGGCTCGAGCGGTCCCCCCAGGCCCGCTCGCCGCTGGAGGCGTTCCGGGCCGAGCGCCGCGCGCGGCAACTGGAGCATTCGACGCTGTCACGCATCGTCGTGGCGCTCGACCGGAACTACCGCCTGGAGCTCGCGCGCGCACCGGACGTCTCCGAAGCGTGCAGACAGGTGTGGGGCGAGCCCATGGCGGACTTCACCGTCGTGCCGCTCAAGCAGCTGCTCGGCATGCTCGGGGCCACGGAGTGGCGGCGCAAGGGTCTGGCCGTCCCTGGCTTGAAGGGCCTGCTCCATCCGCACTACGGCGTCTACCTGCCCACGCGCACCGACTACGTGGAGCTGCTGGCGGCCGTGCCGGACGTGACGGGCAAGCGCGTGTTCGACGTGGGCACCGGCACCGGCGTGCTCTCCTTCCTGCTCCTTCAGCGCGGCGCCGTGTCCGCGCTGGCCACGGACTGTGATTCCCGCGCGGTGGCGTGCGCACGGGAGAACGCGGAGCGGCTCGGCCTCTCGCAGCGCTTCCAGGTGGCGGAGGCGGACCTGTTTCCGGCAGGCCAGGCGGACCTCGTCGTCTGCAACCCGCCGTGGATTCCGGAGCCGCCCAAGAACCGGGTGGACCGCGCCGTGTTCGACGAGGACAGCCAGTTCCTGCGCCGCTTCCTCGAAGGGCTCCCCGCCGCCCTCACGCCCGGCGGAGAGGGGCTGCTCATCCTGTCGGACCTCGCGGTGCTGCTGGGCCTGCGTCCGCCCGGGTGGATCGAGGAGCAGTTCGCGCGCTGCGGCCTGACGGTGGCGTGGCGGAAGTCCACCCCCGCGCGGCACTCCAAGGCGAAGGACGCGGCGGATCCCCTGCACGCCGCGCGCTCCCGGGAGGTCACCACCCTCTACGGCCTCGTGTCCGCCGCCAGGTAGTCCGGAAGGCGCGAGCGCGGGGCGCACCACGCTCCGCCGCCGATGGTCACGGCGCCTCATGGCGCCCTCCCTCCTCAAGATTCGCACGAGGGGGGTGAGGGGAATTCTCCCCGGGTTTCGTTGATGGGCCAGGACCGGAGAACGCACGGCGAACACCGCGCGCTTCCCGGGGTTGCACCAGGCCATCCACGCACACCCCGCACGGGGGGAGACACGGACCATGAGACTCCGGAAGCAAACGCAGCAGTGGAAGCGCGCGGCACTCGCGGGGGCCCTGCTCCTGCCCGCGGCGGCGCTGGCGAACGAGACGCATGTCTACGGCATCGCCAACTTCGGGGGGGCGGGCCAGTGCAATGCCAGCTCGCACTCCGTGCACACCAAGACGGCGGCGGAGTTCGCGGGCTACTTCAACTCGCTCGCGAGCTCCGGGCTCTGGTCGGACGTCCGCACGATCAACAACTCCAGCGCGCGCGCGGACCTCTGGACCGACGCCTCGAAGGGGTCCGCGACCAACGCGAAGGACACCCAGGCCAATGCCGGCGTGGACGACGCGAACGTCCTCTTCGTGCACACCCATGGCGGGCACAACGAGACGTCCCTCCAGAGCTGGCTCGTGATGGGGAGCAACGCGGATTCGTGCTCAGCCGTCACGGACATCCACATGAACCTGGGGAACGGGAAGCTGAACATCGCCGTCGTGAAGGCCTGCCAGTCTGGCGACTACCAGGTCTGGAAGCAGGGCGGGTACAGGACGCTGGTGACGAACAGCAGCGGCTTCAGCATGTGGAATGCGTTTCACGGCGACTCGTCGTGCGGCAACTTCGTGAAGCGCTACGTGAAGCGCTACGTGGCGAACTCCCGCGGTGATGGCGTGGGCGAGAACTGGATTGACGAGGCCTACGACTGGGACATCGGCAAGAACAACGACGACTGCCCGGTGTCCATCGTCTTCGGTGAAACCAAGGCGAAGCGCGTGGCGATGTTCGAGGCCGGCGGCTGGCGGGACCGCAAGAACACCGGCCCCAAGGTCGCCTCCACCTACTTCTACGTG
Above is a window of Corallococcus soli DNA encoding:
- a CDS encoding DUF2254 domain-containing protein, which encodes MATLGEGTQPWRERQMAGIGALPGEQARSGGAPKRARRGHETHRLRDWFVRSNWLLPMLAAVLGVVLGVMLADPAPDSVWALGGLAWRGTPRETRGVLSSVLGTAITSLSIILSLSMLVAQNLGAQYSPRLLRVYQRDAGIRVVLPVFIATCVYCVVAMQRLGLVAGTQEQPRPAAGMAVLLLVACGAALVFQVLHTLQLMRVENLVRMVAGITLRVARGLDGRRQLDAPPVTPQPPSTQALPLRAPSDGFVVDVDGVALLARAEARRLVVHVDVAIGEPVRQGAPIGRVEPEGPDRPRVPAECGDFVSAISLDRWRDQDADVSLGLRQLVDIAIKALSPAVNDPYTAVESLDQLTFVLCGLARLRQGPRVLADGEGRARVFLRAPELRDHLELATDQITRYGAGEPLVVLRLLRLVGEVGQCAQQPADRQAARATLHRILAEAERVGAAPSQLELQRRYARDVERALDGVPLPPLQAIEF
- a CDS encoding efflux transporter outer membrane subunit, with product MFEHRRRVWLRTGVVLLMGAGVSGCPTHAPPRGREVVKKALVHTSLATAWTSPGAQEGGVRDGWLATFQDAQLQALVVEALGHNPDLRSAAARVEQALALLGVARSGLLPSVDVEGRGSFGIGQGLGSTLRGIALSAAWEVDLWGKLRYRRNAAQESAAAAEFEFEFARQSLAATLAKGWLMATEAHLLRGLAVERVKMGEELLQLTATRLQVGAASQQELALAQATLDSYRDTLKQTELARVQAVRAVELLAGRYPAGALEPRAALVELPGPVPAGIPASVLERRPDMIAAERRVAAAFNRMQEARAARLPSLSLTGSVGFVDSDVVVLKETLGNPAGGLAAGLLAPIFHGGALAAQVRVRTAEQEESLGAYAAAALRATNEVEDALTNAKVLEERQALLERVVAENARALELLTIDHRVGKVDLRTLLQQTLLAESARIALLRVRSEQLIQRINLHLALGGSFSVPAPAPEKPDAR
- a CDS encoding HlyD family secretion protein encodes the protein MELILLGIYSFIVWLLFFKFKLLPWTFVSQVIVVTLPIIGIVALLLLANVYAPSSADVRVMNYVVQVVPRVSGRVIEVPVQPNSPVKKGDVLFRVDPASVELEVGGLKAKVKELEAKVAGARAIERQLGLERKTAQGRRASVSAQLDLARRRVGQHRVLATSGAGNQFDLQEMEAEARNLQGELAAANATVGQVTQKLEARTEDGTLVDLAQAEAGLDQALASLAEAEWRLQETVTYAPSDGTVVNLQLRAGSYAAALPISPVMSFVEDEQYVIAFFNQNELHQVRPGDEAEVTLLAFPNRIIKCSVVAVVWATGQGQLPTSGVLPETGAVTPPPGRYAVKLKVEEPEGAALLPAGGRGHAAIYTQSFHPVHILRKVILRVGTKLDWLILKLH
- a CDS encoding DUF3302 domain-containing protein, giving the protein MRWLGWGAWVPLPAHASLLSGGALDTVAEVLSWVVIVVAPVVMISAFWLLHIMPEKVAEKRNHPQLEAIKTLCFLSLFFGGLLWPLAWLWAYSKPTLYKMAYGEDQVRPTHGPELAEAGEAMLPVHREPYGEGPDTDGRGGPH
- a CDS encoding glycoside hydrolase family 15 protein, which encodes MTLTETVQARESPRTGWGSSTGPEPGTIIEDHALLGDLYTAALVARDGSIDFLCLPDFDSDACFASLLGTPDNGRWKIAPKATVREVRHRYRGKTLIVETEFVTDEGAVRLVDFMPIRKQGPHLVRWVEGLRGTVTMRSDLRPRFANGYTHPLVSRRDGATAAVAGPDALYLRGGVGEAVPPFELEFTVQAGQRIPFVLSWARPYDDIPTPIDPEVALRETQSFWEGWASRLRLPSEYEDVVVRSLLTLKACSFRPTGALVAAPTFGLPETPGGERNWDYRFCWVRDAALTLNAFMRAGLTDEADAFGDWLENAIGGAPNELQIMYGIRGERRLTEVTLDWLQGYEGARPVRIGNGAYSQFQLDILGEFAAVLHNHMRLKGKLTERGKTALKTLAIQASEVWMQPDHGIWEMRGPKHAFTASKVSAWIAIDRWVRTIEEYGLEEDKAPWVELRQTLFDEVCSKGFDARRNTFTQYYGSKHVDASLLVIPLAGFLPPDDPRVVGTVKAIEEELMPEGLVLRYLTEGVDGLSGDEGAFLACSFWLASTYQLQGRHEDARRLFEKLLGLCNDVGLLAEEYIPGAGRQLGNFPQAFSHLALVSCAYLITEGGKHPLHS
- a CDS encoding sterol desaturase family protein, whose amino-acid sequence is MFENAFLEACSKVHPAVPFLFYGPLTLGLLGWGLYAGRTTVGTSALFVPLGLLTWIAMEYCIHRYFFHWEGNGPFTRRLHEIVHGYHHKYPDDERRLVMPLGASVPMAILIGGLLWLVGHPAQTLPYFIGIVWGYMAYDFIHWSTHHRTPRTAWGKQLRAHHMAHHYATPDRNFGISNRWVDQLAGSGGRRRKHAGKDASGHDARPMGRSSVKA